The Phaeocystidibacter marisrubri DNA segment TGCTTGGCTACATGAACGCAGAAGCCTATCAAAAAACTGCAGAGGAAGGAATCGTCACCTTTTACAGCAGATCCAAAAACAGGCTTTGGACCAAAGGTGAAACCTCTGGCAATCAGTTAACCGTTGTGAGCATGACAGAAGACTGTGATTCCGATTGTCTGCTCATCTCGGTTACCCCATTGGGTCCTACTTGTCACATGGGCACCGAATCCTGCTTTGCAGACCGCAGCGCAAAGGGGTATATCTATCAATTAGAGAAGACCATCACCCAAAGAATTGACCAATGTGAAAAAGATTCCTATACCTATTCTCTTTTTGAACGAGGAATCAACAAAGTGGCTCAGAAAGTGGGAGAAGAAGCAGTGGAAGTGGTTATTGAGGCAAAAGACAACAACGACGAGCTCTTCTTAAACGAAGTGGCTGATCTCACCTATCACTTGATTGTACTGCTCAAAGCGAAAGGATTTACCTTGGGCGACATTGAAACGGTTCTCCGTGCAAGGTCTAAGTAAGGCTTTTGCGACTATCGACTTCTGGAATCGAGCTCACGAAGCTCCTTGGAAATCCAAAGGATGAGTTCACCTTGATCACTTACATCCACCAGTTGATCCAAAGTGGGGTCTGTCTTTAGCTGTTCCTTATGGGTAGAATAAAATTGAACGCATGAAGTAAGTGCGGCATCGGTGCAATTCAATTCATTCCCTCTAGCCTCAGGATGATGGATGGCAAATCGAATCCACCCCGCCAAGTACACGCTCATCAGAACGGGATTCTTCTTCATGAAGCCCGTAAGCTCTGTGCGCATTCGAATGGGAAATTCATTGGTATGCCGCGCCCAGTTGAGAATAAAGCCACTCATTTGGTCCCAAGTGGGATCATTCGGGTTGTAAGAGCTGGTCAGAATCCAATCTGCACACTCTTCTACGGTTTCCAATTCATCATGAGCATCTTCGGCATTCCGGATCACAATATCTTCAATATCCGGTTGCGCCATAATGTTCATGGACACTAGGCTAAATGCATACAGGAGAATGGACTTCATCTTCATAATTACAAAATTGTAGGAGACATCTCTTTAACCTCACCTCTTCCCATCATCCCATAGAGTGATGTGGTTGAAGCTACCTCTTGGGAATTACATCCACAGCCCATTCCTCCAATTCGCCTTTGCGCTGCAAACGTTGAAGTTTGCGCAAGCTACGAGAATTCTCAAGGCTACTCTCATTGGATTCTGCATAGTCTAATACTACCGTAATCGCAGCAAAACAGCATGCAGCGGGATCATCTAAGTCTTCCGGGTTCTCCAAAGCATGAATTCCCCAAGCAGCAGTGAAGATCAAAAGTAAAGATGAATTGTCCTCTGAGAAAGACAGCATCTCTTGCGAAAGAGTAACTCCAAACGAATCGGTAGCCGAAATCCAAGCTAAGGTATAAGCGCCCACTTTCTTCCAATCAGAATTGTCTGGATCATGAGGAGAGCTAATTAACCATTTGGCAGCAGTAAGATAGTTCTCCGTTGCTGCCGTAACATCTGCCGTAGTTTCAAAATTCGGTTCCAATTCAAAATCGAAATCTTGAGAATAAAGCGGAAAAGTCGAAATCAGAAGTAACCCTGTTAGGATAAAGTTTTTCATTGAAAGAGAGTTGAATTGAATCTTGAAAGTACAACTTGAGATGTTACGTTCAAATATCTAGTGCTTCAAGTTCTGTTTATCAATCCACTTCCAGAAAGCTGAACAGCACAAAAAAACCCCTCGACTTTCATCGAAGGGTTTCTAATATGTCTAATTCGAAAATTACTTACCGAATTTGTCTTTCAAAAGTGCAGTGGTTGTAGAACCTGGACGCTCGATTGGGAAACCAAGTGCACGGTCCCAAATCAAGTTCGCCATGGTTCCTAGTGCACGAGAAACACCGAACAATACAGTGTAGAAATCGTACTCTGTCAAACCGTAATGCATCAACAACTGACCAGAGTGTGCATCCACGTTTGGCCAAGGGTTCTTGATCTTACCTGTAGAGCTAAGAATCTCTGGAACCACTTCGTAAATACGGCTCACAATCAAGAACATCTCGTCATGTGGCATGTGTTCCAAAGCGAACTTGCGTTGTGCTTCGTAACGTGGGTCGGTTTTGCGCAATACAGCGTGACCAAATCCTGGAATCACTTTACCATCGGCAAGCGTCTTGCGTACGTAGTTTGCAATTTGCTCTTTAGAAGGAAGTCCTCCACCCAACTCATCGCGCATAGCGAGAGTCCAGCGAATTACCTCTTGGTTAGCCAATCCATGAAGTGGACCTGCCAAACCGTTCATTCCCGCAGAGAAGCTCAAATAAGCATCACTGAGTGCAGAACCTACAAGCTTCACAGCGTGTGCAGAAACGTTACCGCCTTCGTGATCTGAGTGGATGGTCATGTACAAACGCATCAACTCTTTGAACTCCTCGTTATCGAAGCCTAGCATGTGAGCAAAGTTACCGGCCCAGTCCAACTTCGGATCTGGTTCGATGTGCTCGCCATTGTGGTAAACGCGACGATAGATATATGCAGCCACACGCGGAAGGCGTGCGATAAGGTTCATTGCATCCTCGTAGTTCGGCATCCAGTATTCACTCTTGTGGATACCTGCGCGGTAAGCACGAGAGAATTCACTTTCCGTACGAAGTGCCATGATACCAGCAACGAACTGAGTCATTGGGTGAGCACTTTGAGGAAGTGAATCAATCACTTTGAATACGTGAGGAGGAACGATAGAACGACGAGCCCAGTTGTTGCTCAAGCGACGAACTTGCTCATCATCTGGAACTTCATTCATCAACATCAGGTGGAAGATACCTTCTGGAAGAGGCTCTTTGCCACCTGGCATTTTAGGAAGCTTTTCTTGTAGTTCAGGGATAGAATAACCGCGGAAACGGATACCCTCTTCTGGATCGAGCTTAGAAGTCTCACAGATAAGGGCAGGCATACCGCGCATACCTTGATAAAGCTGCGACACTTTGATCTCACCAATTACTTCATCACCGTGTTCAGCGACGAAGTCACGAACTTCTTTTTGTGCGTCTGCAACTTTTGATTGAAAATGTTCTTTGATACGATCCATGTCGAGCTATTATTTAATGTACTTAAAGTTCTTTCCTTGATAAATTGCTGTATCGCCAAGCATCTCTTCAATGCGAAGAAGTTGATTGTACTTAGCCATACGGTCAGAACGCGAAGCAGAACCTGTTTTGATTTGTCCCGTATTCAAGGCTACAGCAAGATCTGCAATAGTACTATCTTCTGTTTCTCCTGAACGGTGACTCATCACACACGTGTAGCCATTGTTCTGAGCTAAAGTGACGGTATTGATGGTTTCGGTCAAGGTTCCAATTTGGTTCACCTTAACTAGAACGCTATTTGCAACACCTTGTTCAATACCACGGGCAACTCTTTTCTCGTTGGTTACAAAAAGGTCATCTCCAACC contains these protein-coding regions:
- the hisIE gene encoding bifunctional phosphoribosyl-AMP cyclohydrolase/phosphoribosyl-ATP diphosphatase HisIE; its protein translation is MNLNFKKGDGLIPVIIQNNTTSKVLMLGYMNAEAYQKTAEEGIVTFYSRSKNRLWTKGETSGNQLTVVSMTEDCDSDCLLISVTPLGPTCHMGTESCFADRSAKGYIYQLEKTITQRIDQCEKDSYTYSLFERGINKVAQKVGEEAVEVVIEAKDNNDELFLNEVADLTYHLIVLLKAKGFTLGDIETVLRARSK
- a CDS encoding citrate (Si)-synthase, eukaryotic: MDRIKEHFQSKVADAQKEVRDFVAEHGDEVIGEIKVSQLYQGMRGMPALICETSKLDPEEGIRFRGYSIPELQEKLPKMPGGKEPLPEGIFHLMLMNEVPDDEQVRRLSNNWARRSIVPPHVFKVIDSLPQSAHPMTQFVAGIMALRTESEFSRAYRAGIHKSEYWMPNYEDAMNLIARLPRVAAYIYRRVYHNGEHIEPDPKLDWAGNFAHMLGFDNEEFKELMRLYMTIHSDHEGGNVSAHAVKLVGSALSDAYLSFSAGMNGLAGPLHGLANQEVIRWTLAMRDELGGGLPSKEQIANYVRKTLADGKVIPGFGHAVLRKTDPRYEAQRKFALEHMPHDEMFLIVSRIYEVVPEILSSTGKIKNPWPNVDAHSGQLLMHYGLTEYDFYTVLFGVSRALGTMANLIWDRALGFPIERPGSTTTALLKDKFGK